The Hemitrygon akajei unplaced genomic scaffold, sHemAka1.3 Scf000048, whole genome shotgun sequence genome contains a region encoding:
- the LOC140720869 gene encoding uncharacterized protein: protein MAHQRVHSRERPYTCSDCGKGFSQSSYLHRHQRVHTGEKPFTCSECGKGFTDSSCLLVHQRVHTGEKPFTCSECGKGFTQSSHLQRHQRVHTGERPFTCSECGKRFTELSNLQNHQRVHTGEKPFTCSVCGKGFTHLSNLQNHQRVHTGEKPFTCSDCGKRFTHLCNLQNHQRVHTGEKLFTCSVCGKGFTDSSTRQKHQRVHTGEKSFTCSECGKGFTDSSCLLVHQRVHTGEKPFTCSECGKGFTQSSHLQRHQRVHTGERPFTCSDCGKRFTESSTLQRHQRVHTGEKPFTCSVCGKRFTLSSTLLVHQRVHTGEKPFTCSVCGKRFTLSFQLLKHQRVHTGERPFACSKCGKRFAGSSNLQRHQRVHTGEKPFTCSVCGKRFTQSSQLLAHQSLHNGEWP, encoded by the coding sequence atggctcaccagcgagttcacagcaGGGAGCGGCCgtacacctgctcagactgtgggaagggattcagtcagtcatcttaCCTGcatagacatcagcgagttcacactggggagaagccgttcacctgctcagaatgtgggaagggattcacagaTTCATCctgcctactggtacatcagcgagttcacactggggagaagccgttcacctgctcagaatgtgggaaaggattcactcagtcatcccacctgcagagacatcagcgagttcacactggggagaggcctttcacctgctcagaatgtgggaagagattcactgagttatccaacctacagaatcatcagcgagttcacactggggagaagccattcacctgctcagtctgtgggaagggattcactcacttatccaacctacagaatcatcagcgagttcacactggggagaagccgttcacctgctcagactgtgggaagagattcactcacttatGCAACCtgcagaatcatcagcgagttcacactggggagaagctgttcacctgctctgtctgtgggaagggattcactgattcatccacccggcagaaacatcagcgagttcacactggggagaagtcgttcacctgctcagaatgtgggaagggattcacggaTTCATCctgcctactggtacatcagcgagttcacactggggagaagccattcacctgctcagaatgtgggaagggattcacacagtcatcccacctacagagacatcagcgagttcacactggggagaggccattcacctgctcagactgtgggaagagattcactgaatcttccaccctacagagacatcagcgagttcacactggggagaagccattcacttgctcagtttgtgggaaacgattcactctgtcatcaaccctactggtacatcagcgagttcacactggggagaaaccgttcacttgctcagtctgtgggaaacgattcactctgtcattccaactactgaaacaccagcgagttcacacaggggaaaGGCCGTTCGCCTGCTcaaaatgtgggaagagattcgctggatcatccaacctacagagacatcagcgagttcacactggggagaagccgttcacttgctcagtctgtgggaagagattcactcaatcGTCCCAACTACTGGCTCACCAGTCacttcacaatggggagtggccatag